The Anastrepha ludens isolate Willacy chromosome 2, idAnaLude1.1, whole genome shotgun sequence DNA window CATCAGACAAGAATCATAGAATACAATATTGCGCCTACGTCTCACTAGTGCAGAAATGTGAACAAGAATGCAAGAAGAAGCATAAACTACTCACCCTACACACCCACGCACAAGTGTGATGGCACACACacagcgattttttttaattcactgaGCGCGGTATTTGTATTCTCTACATTATGGTCAtcagagaaaaaataataagtaaataaggATGTACACGTCGTATACGTAACATTCgtgtgtaaacaaaaatttaatcgcTTTTGAATGGTTCCctctcgtgtttttttttttttgcttttttacagAATATTTTATCAAATGAGTTCCCCAACTTGTTGTTTTTATTCCAAGCCCAGTTACTTGGCAGCTTATCTCGAATGACTTGATGATTAAGTGGATGGTCATTAAACTGCCGCAACAGCTGTTGCCTTATGGCCTGACACTTGTCAATGTTGAATCGTAATGCGCTCGTAATCATATTAATTGAAAGGAGTGATTATTACTTAATGCAGATGGTACTCATTTTGAGGTGAATACATATTTTGTGGCGTATTATACATAGATTAGAATGTTTATAAGGCAgtgaagtaaaatgaaaaaaattatatagatAAAATAGCATTAATATTATCAtcctacttacttacttacttaggtggccataacaacccgttaccgagttacggccgacctcactagctctctcaaggcgcctctgctccgcgcgcgccttctccaattttgtataccaagcgagcatagggtttcctccacctggtctttccatcggagcaatggtcttcctcttcgtcggttcccttggacttcgccctcgaacaccttcttttctggagcttcttcatccatacgcacgacatgccctagccaacgcaggcgttgaatggcgatgcgttgaactacgtcaatgtcggcgtagagctcatacagctcgtggctCATTCTTGaacgccaacgcgcacaggaccgaagatattacgaagaacttttctctcgaacaccccaagagcggctgcatcgctttgtgacactacccatgcctctgcgccataaagcaacacgggtataatgagcgtcttgtaaagtgtcagtttggtcatgcgagagagggctcgactactcagtTGCTTACTGTGGAGATCCGTAAATGAAAACGACGTTTAGACATTTTATAAGTAATAACATCTGtcaccttgtatgtatgcacttgtatGTGCAGAGCGGTCAGAGTCGATAAAGAGTGTATTGAGAGTGGTATTCGTTGTCAGACAGTGGCGAAGCGAACACGTAAATAAAGAGACGAGCGgtcaaaaataagaattaattgATGTGTATTAATTATCAGATAGGTAGGTTGTTAcacttacttagcccatagtaacacctattagcaagagtgattctccgtttgatctccaggctgatatcgttgttgctgttaacggcggtgccaagataaataaattctggcacaacttcgaaagtatagttgtccgcaatgacgtgcgttcctacacgccgtgtgttccgcgttgtagacaacatatacttcgttttaccttcgttcaccgccagacacACCCCTGATGATTCcttctcgatagcagaaaacgcagccgtgacatctcgcttacagcggccgataatgtcaatgtcatcggcgtacgcaaggagctggacacatttgtagaaaatagtgccattacgatgcacacctgcttttcggagcaccccttccatcacgaagttgaagaggttgcatgacagtggatcgccttgtctgaaacctcgaacggtactgaatggctcggagaggttatttcctaccttgacggagctggatgtgttgctcaacgtcattctgcaaagccgtatgagcttcgctggtataccgaactcagacatggtggcgtacaagcaatcccttatcgggctatcgaacggagctttatagtcgacaaagagatgatgggtgtcgacttgcatttcatgggtcttttccaggatttggcgtaatgtgaaaatctggtcgatggtggacttaccacttctgaagccgcactgataaggcccaatcagtgtgttggcaaacggcttaagtcttccacataggacgctagacaggaccttgtagGCGATGGTTAGAAGGctgatgccccggtagttgCTACAGATCGTCGGGTCACCTTTCTTCAGTACTGGACAAAGgacactgagattccaatcgtcgggcatgctttctgctagccatattttgcagatgagctgatgcatgctccctatcagcacatcgccgccagtcttgaacaattcagcgggcaagacgtcagcgccagccgctttgttattcttgagccgctgaatgccaactctgacttcggcatgactaggtggtggaacgtccaaattatcgtcgattggcggtatcgggtcatcttctactaggtcggaattgtgtgcgtcatcgccagcaagtaaattgcagaagtgttccctccatatgcccagtgtggactgtgtatccataaccagatttccgtttttatctttgcaggctgatgctccggtcttgaaaccttgtgtcagactcttgacttgttgatagaattttcgagcatcattcctgcccctgtACTCCTCTAGCAGCTCACGCTCACGCTTCTCCTGTTCTCGTTTCTTGCGTCTGAAGAGGCGCCTCTCCGATCTCTTTTCCCTGTAGTTATCTCGCACGGCCCGCGTTGCAGCTGACTGCAGAGTTCTTTTGTAAGCTGCATTCTTCGCTGCAGTAGCTTCGCGACACTCTTCGTCGTACCATTGGTTTCGTTTAGGTGGGCGTTGGAACCCAATGGTTTTTTCAGCGGCAGCTCGCATAGAGCGGGATATATGTGCCCAAAGTCCGCCTGCGTCTGCAGGTAAAGAATTGTGGAGGAGCAACTCCGAGAGGTGAGCGGAAAAAGTTTCGGCAGTCCGTTGTGATAGCAGCTTAGCGACGTCTAGCTTTCGTTGGGTAGTGGGGCGCACGTTCTTCGCATTGCATAACCGCATGCGTATCTTGGCTGCGACAAGATAGTGGTCAGAGTCGATGTTCACTCCACGGAACGTTCGCACATCCTGCACACATGAAGCATGCCTTCCGTCgatcacaacatgatcaattTGGTTGCGCGTTCTTTGATCAGGGGGCAGCCAGGTGGCCTTATGGATGTTGAGgtgttggaatctggtgctactaACTACCATGTTTCGCGCCGCAGCGAAGTAGATCAGCCTTAGACCATTGTTCGATGAGGTCTCGTGGAGGCTGAACTGACCGACGGTGGGATCGAAGACAGATTCTCGCCCAACCTTTGCGTTGAAGTCTCCGAGTACGATCTTCACGTCGTGGGCTGGGCAGCGGTCATATACTTGCTCGAGTCTCGCATAGAAATTGTCTTTGATGGCATCGTCCTTTTCCTCCGTTGGGGCGTGCGCGCAAATCAGGCTTATGTTGAAGAACCGTGCCTTGATACGGATTGTGGCTAGCCTATCGCTCACAGGTGTGAACCTAGAGACGTGGGATCGAAGCCTC harbors:
- the LOC128859893 gene encoding craniofacial development protein 2-like; translation: MNPSDNEPLNVDDHRKRKPDYDLRICTWNVRTLNREGVSIQLAEALEKIKADITAIQEIRWTGQGCSKQAGCDIYYSCHAERRELGCGFVVSGRLRSHVSRFTPVSDRLATIRIKARFFNISLICAHAPTEEKDDAIKDNFYARLEQVYDRCPAHDVKIVLGDFNAKVGRESVFDPTVGQFSLHETSSNNGLRLIYFAAARNMVVSSTRFQHLNIHKATWLPPDQRTRNQIDHVVIDGRHASCVQDVRTFRGVNIDSDHYLVAAKIRMRLCNAKNVRPTTQRKLDVAKLLSQRTAETFSAHLSELLLHNSLPADAGGLWAHISRSMRAAAEKTIGFQRPPKRNQWYDEECREATAAKNAAYKRTLQSAATRAVRDNYREKRSERRLFRRKKREQEKREPSLKELENPNGPIQYYTPEMSLTACICCSLQYLFYEDTRSGDI